The sequence TGAGCAGGTCGCCAGTATTATGGCGCAAGTCGATACGCTACTTGCAGCCGAAATGCCACAAGCGTTTACACGGTTTAGGCGGCCAGCAGTAGGGCCGGCAACGACAGCGAAAATAGAAGCGCGTATTATTGGGCCAGACGCAGCCGTACTAAGATCATTGGGGCAAGAAATTGAAACGCTTTTTAACGCGGAACCCACGGCAATTAATATTCGGCAAGACTGGCGTGGCCGCACAAAAGTACTGCAGCCTGTGTTCGATTCAGCTGCCGCCAAGCGTTTTGGTATAACCAAAGCGGATTTGGATAACGCATTAAAAACAACGCTTAATGGCACCGTGGTGGGCGCGTTTAGAAAGGGCAGTGATATTGTGCCTATCGTACTTCGGCCGCCTGAAAATGAACGTAGTGGGGTAGAGCAGCTAGAGCAATTACAAGTGTTTAGCCCTGTTACAGGGCAGTACGTTAATGTTAGCCAGTTCGTATTGGGCGTGGATTTGGTGTGGGAAGACCCCATTATTAAACGTCGTGATCGTAAGCGAACGCTGTCCGTTTTGGCCGACCCTAATGAACGTTCCAACCCGTTTAAATTGCTGTCTGTATTGCGTCCTGCGGCCGAAACCATACCATTGCCTGCGGGCTATCAATTAGAGTGGGGTGGAGAATACGAAGCTCAGCAAAAAGCGAATGAGGCGGTGTTTGCGTTTCTCCCACTTGGGCTTTTGGTGATGGTGGTGATTACCATTTTTATGTTCAATTCTATTAAGCAAACGCTAGTGGTTTGGATTACCGTACCTTTGGCCTTTATTGGGGTATCGTTTGGCTTACTGGTTACAGGAGCGCCTTTTAGCTTTACGGCAATGCTAGCCGTTCTTAGTTTAATTGGCATGCAAATAAAAAATGGCATTGTCTTGGTTGAAGAGATTAAACGGTTAAGAGAAGAGTTGAGCTACAGTTGGCATCGAGCGATTAGTGATGCGTCGGTAAGCCGGTTGCGGCCGGTAAGCATGGCGGCGATCACGACTATATTGGGGATGTTACCGTTGGTGTCCGATGTGTTTTTTATGCCTATGGCGGTCACGATTATGTTTGGCTTAGGGTTCGCTACGGTGTTGACGCTATTTGTGGTGCCTGCACTTTTTGCACTTTTTTATGGTGTAAGTGAATAGCGAGAAGGTATGGCGCTAGCCACTTAATATGGCTGCTTGAATAAGGCGTACACCTTCGATAAATCGAAGGTGTACGCAGCACCATTAGCGTGTGTTCGTTGCGTGGTAGGCAGGGTACTTATAAAGGGTCAATCATTCGTTTCAAAAGACAATACAAATTCATGGTTTCCACCAGGCAACAATTCAAACGTAAAGACTTTTTGTTGGTCTCCAATAATAACGGTTGCCTCGTATTGCCCATAGAAGCCGCGTTCAGAAAATTGGCCCGCGATATCGGTTGTGCCGTTAAAGTTATTCCACCATTCAGAATAGATTTGATTTTTCCACGCGATGGCGTTGGGTTTTTCTCGCCAATCAGTGTCGTAAAGAGCCGCTTTAGGTGACCAGTGGGCATTTGCCCAGAAGCCCCATAATTGAACGCCAACCGTTGCAGGGTGGCTAAAAAAGATAGTGAGAAAATCACGTGTATAATCGGCTTGAAGTTCTTCGTCGTCTGAATTTATATCAAATTCCGTTGAGCGAATATTTAGATGGGGGAACGCCGTATTAAAACGCTCTAATAATGCGTACACCTGCTCGATAGACGTTGGGCTATCACTGAAATGACTTTGCATGCCCATACCGGTGATAGGCGCATTGTTATCCACTAAAAACTGGAGGGTATCTTCGAAGTGCTGTTGATGAGCGAAATTGCGGCCACCGGCCGATAGAATGCTGTAGTCGTTAAGATAAAGGCCTTGCGTGGGTAAGTTCTGACGAGCGCGATTAAACCACTCTACCATCACAGAATTTCCGAAGGCGTCCATTAAATAATGGTTGTCGTAGGGTTCGTTCACAACATCCCATTCATCAATATGATTAATGGTTGCAGAAGCGATGTCGTCGATATGATCAAGTACTACGTTGAGCGCCTCGGGGTCGGCATTTTCAGGGTCTCCTTCAGGAAGGTATTGCTGAATTAACTCTGGCAAATTGCGTTTCGAAGGCCAAACCATCACGTGTCCTCGTGTTGCTAGGCCGTTGTCGCGTAGCCATTGCAAACCGGCCAATGTGGTTTCTTGGCTAAAATAGTCGCCCCATTCTCCCGCCCAGGGCGCCCATTTTAAATCGTTTTCTGGGCCGCTTTGATTAAACAGTTCGAGCACTTTTGAGCGATATATATCGTTGTCGGTACCTTGGCCCATTAATAGATTGCCGACTGTAACCGAACCAAAATGATAGGCGTGTTGGGTGAAATTAACCGCGATAGCGGCGTTCGCCGCATAGGTGCCATTGTCATCGAGTACTTGTAATTGAAAGTCGCCTTTACGTATTTGTTCAATACGGTCGGCGGCAGCGATACGCCAGCTTGCATCCGTTGCTCGGCCCTCATAGCTCGGGCGTGTAATGGGTAGCAGGCTAATGTCGACGTCGTCAAAATGAAGAAGCTCTACCCCTGCAATCTCGAACGTTTGCGCGCGATCTCCGGCACCAAATCCAAACTTTAAGGCCAGATTGCCGATGGCTTGGTCATCCAAAATCTCGGCGGGCAGGTAGTACTCCACCCACTCGGCAGCAGCGGTTATCTCGCGGGTTAAATACTTGTTGTAGCTTGTATTATCTTCGAGAAACACGGTCGTAAAGGCATTGCCTGTCTCATAGGTATTGGCAATAGAGCGCATGTACACATGCACAAGCACGGTATCGCCTTGCTCAATGACCGTAGTGGTCGGAAATTGCAGCTGACCGTTCCAGAATTCCCCATCAGGCGCGTCCACCGTAATGCGCAGCGCTTGAGAAAAGCGGCTGTCCTCGACCTCAACAACGGCATATTGCCCAACGTTTTCACCGTTATTG is a genomic window of Teredinibacter purpureus containing:
- a CDS encoding endo-1,4-beta-xylanase, whose protein sequence is MNGILTSLLLCLALILSACSGSGTSSGSTPTAAPSPTDPPTATPIPTATPAPTPTPAPTDILGSGQSAIDNASVAFWGGDNNGENVGQYAVVEVEDSRFSQALRITVDAPDGEFWNGQLQFPTTTVIEQGDTVLVHVYMRSIANTYETGNAFTTVFLEDNTSYNKYLTREITAAAEWVEYYLPAEILDDQAIGNLALKFGFGAGDRAQTFEIAGVELLHFDDVDISLLPITRPSYEGRATDASWRIAAADRIEQIRKGDFQLQVLDDNGTYAANAAIAVNFTQHAYHFGSVTVGNLLMGQGTDNDIYRSKVLELFNQSGPENDLKWAPWAGEWGDYFSQETTLAGLQWLRDNGLATRGHVMVWPSKRNLPELIQQYLPEGDPENADPEALNVVLDHIDDIASATINHIDEWDVVNEPYDNHYLMDAFGNSVMVEWFNRARQNLPTQGLYLNDYSILSAGGRNFAHQQHFEDTLQFLVDNNAPITGMGMQSHFSDSPTSIEQVYALLERFNTAFPHLNIRSTEFDINSDDEELQADYTRDFLTIFFSHPATVGVQLWGFWANAHWSPKAALYDTDWREKPNAIAWKNQIYSEWWNNFNGTTDIAGQFSERGFYGQYEATVIIGDQQKVFTFELLPGGNHEFVLSFETND